A genomic region of Miscanthus floridulus cultivar M001 chromosome 3, ASM1932011v1, whole genome shotgun sequence contains the following coding sequences:
- the LOC136543218 gene encoding uncharacterized protein codes for MDESKSTAPSGYSKGHRVYKIVENVKFVFGKKTKDGKPRKVVKANEGDTFKKKSIFFKYLSYWKDLDVRHAIDGMHVQKNVFDSVVGTLLDIKSKTKEGLNSRLDMQHLKIRKELHPVLLENGKYHLPAASYNLNREEKHAMCVWLKNLKVPSGFCSNIRSLVSMKDLTLTNYNSHDCHVMLTTFLPIAIRAINPVFLKMAITRLCYFFNKISEKVIIRDELESLQKFAAETLSQLEMCFPPTFFDIMVHLIVHLVPQIEALGPMYFHEMWTYERFMSILNGYMSNRAHPEGSMIEAYTTEEAIESGGPLCNNLLKDQVSIGLPPLRHEGRLGGRGRMGRKSFIPPDYNIVLEVHYSILQQLIIMDPFTKQHMKELREENPGCTNDWVHKEHKRRFTAWLKNLDMTDESETIKILASGPSSQVISWQSYDISGFTFSTSFRDTKRMAQNSGIRCEAVDDTTGEETTYFGFIDDIWEVEYGPRLQIPVFRCRWVQDKHVTVDNYGQRVLDLSKVGYKDDPWILANRAAQVFYVE; via the coding sequence ATGGATGAATCAAAATCTACTGCTCCATCAGGTTATAGTAAAGGGCACAGAGTGTATAAGATAGTTGAGAATGTCAAGTTTGTGTTTGGAAAAAAGACCAAAGATGGGAAACCAAGAAAGGTTGTGAAGGCAAATGAGGGGGACACATTCAAGAAGAAGTCTATTTTCTTTAAGTACTTATCGTACTGGAAAGACTTAGACGTACGACATGCGATCGATGGTATGCATGTTCAGAAGAATGTGTTTGACAGCGTAGTTGGAACTTTGCTAGACATAAAGAGCAAGACAAAGGAAGGTCTCAATTCACGTTTGGACATGCAACATTTAAAGATCAGAAAAGAACTTCACCCTGTACTCCTAGAGAATGGGAAGTACCATCTACCGGCAGCAAGCTATAACCTAAACAGAGAGGAGAAACATGCAATGTGTGTGTGGTTGAAGAATTTAAAAGTTCCATCTGGTTTCTGCTCCAACATAAGGAGTCTTGTTTCAATGAAAGACCTTACACTCACCAACTACAACTCACATGATTGTCATGTAATGCTGACCACTTTTCTTCCTATTGCCATCAGGGCTATAAATCCAGTGTTCTTAAAGATGGCAATCACACGGTTGTGCTACTTCTTCAATAAGATATCTGAGAAGGTAATTATCCGTGATGAGTTAGAGTCCCTACAGAAATTTGCTGCAGAGACATTGAGCCAGTTGGAGATGTGCTTTCCCCCAACGTTCTTTGATATCATGGTACACCTTATTGTTCATTTGGTGCCTCAAATTGAGGCATTGGGCCCCATGTATTTCCATGAAATGTGGACGTATGAGCGTTTCATGTCAATATTGAATGGCTATATGTCAAATCGTGCTCATCCGGAGGGTTCCATGATAGAGGCATACACTACAGAAGAGGCCATTGAGTCTGGAGGACCATTATGTAATAATCTCCTAAAAGACCAGGTATCAATTGGTTTGCCTCCGTTGCGACATGAGGGAAGGCTTGGTGGACGAGGGAGGATGGGACGGAAATCATTCATCCCACCAGATTACAACATAGTCCTAGAGGTACATTACAGCATACTACAACAACTCATAATAATGGACCCATTCACCAAGCAGCACATGAAAGAGCTTCGTGAGGAGAATCCAGGATGCACAAATGATTGGGTACACAAGGAACACAAGCGTCGGTTCACCGCATGGCTAAAGAATTTGGACATGACAGATGAATCAGAAACCATCAAGATTTTAGCATCTGGACCATCAAGCCAGGTCATATCATGGCAGAGCTATGACATTAGTGGCTTCACATTTTCCACCAGTTTTAGGGACACCAAGCGCATGGCACAGAATAGTGGCATTCGATGTGAGGCTGTAGATGATACAACTGGTGAAGAAACTACATACTTtggattcattgatgacatatgggaGGTTGAATATGGTCCACGCCTGCAGATTCCAGTGTTCCGATGTCGATGGGTTCAAGATAAACATGTCACTGTGGATAACTATGGCCAAAGAGTTCTTGATCTAAGTAAAGTAGGTTACAAAGATGATCCGTGGATCCTTGCTAACCGTGCTGCACAGGTGTTCTATGTGGAATAA